In Xanthomonas sacchari, a genomic segment contains:
- a CDS encoding acyl-CoA dehydrogenase yields the protein MSIIAPFLVLLLAGAFAAYHRMRLAVWAALSATLLVACWLLGASHVATIVAAVVLAVVAVPLLLPFVRKPLLTAPMLKVFRKVLPPLSQTERIALETGSVGFEGELFTGDPDWQKLLNYPKPQLTAEEQAFLDGPVEELCRMTNDWEITHVHADLPPELWSFIKKNKFFGMIIPKEYGGLGFSALAHHKVIQKIASVSSVVSSTVGVPNSLGPGELLLHYGSKEQKDYYLPRLAVGQEVPCFGLTGPFAGSDATSIPDYGIVCKGEWNGANVLGVKLTFDKRYITLAPVATLVGLAFRMYDPDGLIGDTKDIGITLALLPRETPGVEIGRRHFPLNSPFQNGPIHGREVFIPLSQLIGGVEMVGKGWNMLNECLAVGRSITLPSTASGGAKFGAVVTGAYARIRKQFGLSVGRFEGVEEALARIGGKAYAISALSQATAAAVDRGDVPSVPSAIAKYHCTTMSREVISDVMDVVGGKGIILGPRNFAGRSWQAAPIAITVEGANIMTRSLLIFGQGAILCHPWVMKEMKAAGNPDHQAGVDDFDRNLFGHIGFAISNAVRSLWFGLTAARIGAAPGDAYTRRYFRKLDRYSANLALMADVSMLMLGGKLKFKESLSGRLGDVLSHIYMTSAMLKRYHDDGAPATDQPLLAWAFHDSVHKIELALSAALRNFPIRPVGWLMWALIFPWGRRAEAPGDRLGHRVAALLMTPNEARDRLGQGVFLTPCEHNPGGRIASYLTKAVLAEPVERKFLKALKSKGIEALDFASQLDEAVREGVLSADERRQLEELREITMDTISVDDFDTDELRSASYYQRAAAATDDGHSREAA from the coding sequence ATGAGCATCATTGCCCCCTTCCTCGTGTTGTTGCTGGCCGGCGCGTTCGCCGCCTATCACCGCATGCGGCTCGCCGTCTGGGCCGCGTTGAGCGCCACGCTGCTGGTCGCGTGCTGGCTGCTCGGCGCCAGCCACGTCGCCACCATCGTCGCGGCCGTCGTGCTGGCGGTGGTCGCAGTGCCGCTGCTGTTGCCGTTCGTGCGCAAGCCGCTGCTCACCGCACCGATGCTGAAGGTGTTCCGCAAGGTGCTGCCGCCGCTGTCGCAGACCGAGCGCATCGCGCTGGAGACCGGCTCGGTCGGCTTCGAAGGCGAACTGTTCACCGGCGATCCGGACTGGCAGAAGCTGCTGAACTATCCCAAGCCGCAGCTGACCGCCGAAGAGCAGGCCTTCCTCGATGGCCCGGTCGAAGAGCTGTGCCGGATGACCAACGACTGGGAAATCACCCACGTCCACGCCGACCTGCCGCCGGAGCTGTGGAGCTTCATCAAGAAGAACAAGTTCTTCGGCATGATCATTCCGAAGGAATACGGCGGTCTCGGCTTCTCCGCGCTGGCCCACCACAAGGTGATCCAGAAGATCGCCTCGGTCTCGAGCGTGGTCAGCTCCACCGTCGGCGTGCCCAACTCGCTGGGGCCGGGCGAACTGCTGCTGCACTACGGCTCCAAGGAGCAGAAGGACTACTACCTGCCGCGCCTGGCGGTGGGCCAGGAAGTGCCCTGCTTCGGCCTGACCGGTCCGTTCGCCGGCTCCGACGCCACCTCGATCCCCGACTACGGCATCGTCTGCAAGGGCGAGTGGAACGGCGCCAACGTGCTCGGCGTCAAGCTGACCTTCGACAAGCGCTACATCACCCTGGCCCCGGTGGCGACCCTGGTCGGCCTGGCGTTCCGCATGTACGACCCCGACGGCCTGATCGGCGACACCAAGGACATCGGCATCACCCTGGCGTTGCTGCCGCGCGAGACCCCCGGGGTCGAGATCGGCCGCCGCCACTTCCCGCTGAACTCGCCGTTCCAGAACGGGCCGATCCACGGCCGCGAGGTGTTCATCCCGCTGAGCCAGCTGATCGGCGGCGTGGAGATGGTCGGCAAGGGCTGGAACATGCTCAACGAGTGCCTGGCCGTGGGCCGCTCGATCACCCTGCCCTCCACCGCCAGCGGCGGCGCCAAGTTCGGCGCGGTCGTCACCGGTGCGTATGCGCGCATCCGCAAGCAGTTCGGCCTGTCGGTCGGCCGCTTCGAAGGCGTGGAAGAGGCGCTGGCGCGGATCGGCGGCAAGGCCTATGCGATCAGCGCGCTGTCGCAGGCCACCGCCGCGGCGGTGGACCGCGGCGACGTGCCGTCGGTGCCGTCGGCGATCGCCAAGTACCACTGCACCACGATGAGCCGCGAGGTCATCAGCGACGTGATGGACGTGGTCGGCGGCAAGGGCATCATCCTCGGCCCGCGCAACTTCGCCGGCCGCAGCTGGCAGGCCGCGCCGATCGCGATCACCGTGGAAGGCGCCAACATCATGACCCGCAGCCTGCTGATCTTCGGCCAGGGCGCGATCCTGTGCCATCCGTGGGTGATGAAGGAGATGAAGGCCGCCGGCAACCCGGACCACCAGGCCGGCGTCGACGATTTCGACCGCAACCTGTTCGGCCACATCGGCTTCGCCATCTCCAACGCGGTGCGTTCGCTGTGGTTCGGCCTGACCGCCGCGCGCATCGGCGCCGCGCCGGGCGACGCCTACACTCGCCGCTACTTCCGCAAGCTCGACCGCTACTCGGCGAACCTGGCGCTGATGGCCGACGTGTCGATGCTGATGCTCGGCGGCAAGCTGAAGTTCAAGGAGTCGCTGTCCGGGCGCCTGGGCGACGTGCTGAGCCACATCTACATGACCAGCGCGATGCTCAAGCGCTACCACGACGACGGCGCGCCGGCGACCGACCAGCCGCTGCTGGCCTGGGCCTTCCACGACAGCGTGCACAAGATCGAGCTGGCACTGTCGGCGGCGCTGCGCAACTTCCCGATCCGTCCGGTCGGCTGGCTGATGTGGGCACTGATCTTCCCGTGGGGCCGCCGTGCCGAAGCGCCGGGCGACCGCCTGGGCCACCGCGTCGCCGCGCTGCTGATGACCCCCAACGAAGCCCGCGACCGCCTGGGCCAGGGCGTGTTCCTGACCCCGTGCGAGCACAACCCCGGCGGCCGCATCGCCAGCTACCTGACCAAGGCGGTGCTGGCCGAGCCGGTGGAGCGCAAGTTCCTGAAGGCGCTCAAGAGCAAGGGCATCGAGGCGCTGGACTTCGCCTCGCAGTTGGACGAGGCGGTGCGCGAAGGCGTGCTGTCGGCCGACGAGCGCCGTCAGTTGGAGGAGCTGCGCGAGATCACCATGGACACGATCAGCGTCGACGACTTCGACACCGACGAACTGCGCTCGGCGAGCTACTACCAGCGTGCCGCAGCCGCGACCGACGATGGGCATTCGCGCGAAGCAGCCTGA
- a CDS encoding DUF1304 domain-containing protein, which yields MILLASILVGAVALLHLYILVLEMVLWTRPLGMKVFRNSPEKAQATRVLAANQGLYNGFLAAGLAWGLLAQRVDVMLFFLGCVVVAGLYGGWSVSRRIVFVQALPAALAIVAVLLAY from the coding sequence ATGATCCTGTTGGCTTCGATCCTGGTGGGCGCGGTCGCGCTGCTGCACCTGTACATCCTGGTGTTGGAGATGGTGCTGTGGACGCGCCCGCTGGGCATGAAGGTGTTCCGCAACAGCCCGGAGAAGGCGCAGGCCACGCGCGTGCTGGCGGCCAACCAGGGGCTCTACAACGGCTTCCTCGCCGCCGGCCTGGCCTGGGGTCTGCTCGCGCAGCGGGTCGACGTGATGCTGTTCTTCCTCGGCTGCGTGGTCGTGGCCGGCCTGTACGGCGGCTGGAGCGTCAGCCGCCGCATCGTGTTCGTGCAGGCGCTGCCGGCGGCGCTGGCGATCGTCGCGGTGCTGCTGGCGTACTGA
- a CDS encoding alpha/beta fold hydrolase: MVSAAATVPHAVSAALSGAGELTLAATVTGPGEAGSVLFAHGFGQTRHAWTATAAALQAHGYRSVAYDARGHGDSARNPADLPYRGEQFTDDLIVVAGEMSPPPVLVAASMGGLFGLIAESRWPGLFRAMVLVDITPRWQPAGVERILAFMTAHPQGFATLDAAADAIAAYLPQRARKSPEALRSVLRQHADGRWYWHWDPRLVEELARDSEQHQGAIAQAAAHVQCPLLLISGGRSDLVTPQTIEEFLSLVPHAQHAHLPEATHMLAGDDNAAFTATVLHYLDALPPASAGASSAVTEYLPGARP, translated from the coding sequence ATGGTTTCCGCTGCCGCCACCGTCCCGCATGCCGTCTCGGCCGCCCTGTCCGGCGCCGGCGAGCTGACGCTGGCCGCGACCGTCACCGGTCCCGGCGAGGCCGGATCGGTGCTGTTCGCGCATGGTTTCGGGCAGACCCGGCACGCCTGGACGGCGACCGCCGCGGCGCTGCAGGCGCATGGCTACCGCAGCGTCGCCTACGACGCGCGCGGCCATGGCGATTCGGCCCGCAACCCGGCGGACCTGCCCTATCGTGGCGAGCAGTTCACCGACGACCTGATCGTGGTCGCCGGCGAGATGTCGCCGCCCCCTGTGCTGGTGGCCGCCTCGATGGGCGGGCTGTTCGGGCTGATCGCCGAGTCGCGCTGGCCGGGCCTGTTCCGCGCGATGGTGCTGGTGGACATTACCCCGCGCTGGCAGCCGGCCGGGGTCGAGCGCATCCTCGCGTTCATGACCGCGCATCCGCAGGGCTTCGCCACCCTGGACGCCGCGGCCGACGCCATTGCCGCCTACCTGCCGCAGCGCGCGCGCAAGTCGCCCGAGGCGCTGCGCAGCGTGCTGCGCCAGCACGCCGACGGCCGCTGGTACTGGCACTGGGATCCGCGCCTGGTCGAGGAACTGGCGCGCGACAGCGAACAGCACCAGGGCGCGATCGCGCAGGCCGCCGCGCACGTGCAGTGCCCGCTGCTGCTGATCAGCGGCGGGCGCAGCGACCTGGTCACGCCGCAGACCATCGAAGAATTCCTGTCGCTGGTGCCGCACGCGCAGCATGCGCATCTGCCCGAAGCCACGCATATGCTGGCCGGCGACGACAACGCCGCATTTACCGCCACTGTGTTGCACTACCTGGACGCCCTGCCACCGGCCAGCGCCGGCGCATCGTCCGCCGTCACCGAGTACCTCCCCGGAGCACGCCCATGA